One Peribacillus simplex NBRC 15720 = DSM 1321 genomic region harbors:
- the fabL gene encoding enoyl-[acyl-carrier-protein] reductase FabL yields MEQKVALVTGSSKGLGRSTAIRLAEEGYDLVINYARSKSKALEVAAEIEALGRKALVVKANVGDVAKVKSMFEEIDAYYGRLDIFINNAASGVQRPLMELEESHWNWTMDINTKALLFCAQEAAKLMERNGGGKIVSISSLGSIRYLKNYTAVGVSKAALEALTRYLAVELAAKNICVNAVSGGVIDTDALKSFPNRDEMLAEAAEQTPAGRMVEVEDMVNTILFLISDGASMIRGQTVIVDGGISLLV; encoded by the coding sequence ATGGAACAAAAAGTGGCACTCGTTACAGGTAGCAGTAAAGGTTTAGGCAGAAGCACGGCAATAAGGCTTGCAGAGGAAGGTTACGACCTCGTTATTAATTATGCCCGGAGCAAGTCGAAAGCATTAGAAGTGGCAGCCGAAATTGAAGCGTTGGGGCGAAAAGCCCTTGTAGTTAAGGCAAATGTCGGTGACGTTGCGAAAGTGAAAAGCATGTTCGAGGAAATCGATGCTTATTATGGACGTTTGGATATCTTCATCAATAATGCGGCCTCAGGAGTGCAACGTCCGTTGATGGAGCTGGAGGAATCCCATTGGAACTGGACCATGGACATCAATACAAAAGCCCTCCTTTTCTGCGCACAGGAAGCGGCGAAGTTAATGGAGAGGAACGGCGGAGGGAAAATCGTCAGCATCAGTTCACTAGGATCCATTCGCTATTTGAAAAATTATACAGCTGTTGGAGTTTCCAAAGCTGCGCTTGAAGCCCTGACAAGATATTTAGCGGTCGAATTGGCTGCAAAAAATATTTGTGTCAATGCCGTTTCAGGCGGTGTGATCGATACGGATGCCCTGAAGTCTTTCCCGAATCGGGATGAAATGCTTGCTGAGGCGGCAGAACAGACTCCGGCTGGACGGATGGTCGAGGTGGAAGATATGGTGAATACCATCCTGTTTTTAATTTCCGATGGAGCTAGTATGATTCGTGGACAAACCGTAATAGTTGATGGGGGCATTTCATTGCTTGTTTAA
- a CDS encoding YgaB family protein has protein sequence MKEFNRLIDNQLKTMDKLLLLQSEIERCQDIEKQLLALEEEIEAVTIQEEIQLKKQELKSIHDMFEKQTEEVIRYFQQGQAAIR, from the coding sequence ATGAAGGAATTTAACCGGCTTATAGACAACCAGTTGAAAACGATGGATAAGCTTTTACTTTTACAATCCGAAATCGAAAGATGCCAAGATATAGAGAAGCAACTCCTTGCCCTGGAAGAGGAGATTGAAGCAGTCACCATTCAGGAAGAGATTCAACTCAAAAAGCAGGAATTGAAAAGTATCCATGATATGTTCGAGAAACAAACGGAAGAAGTCATCCGTTATTTTCAGCAAGGACAGGCTGCTATACGATAA
- a CDS encoding YfhJ family protein — MNDYHERLTKILLEKNEHITYEQALTWVELLWGDFEATYAKAGHEYAGEEMTSRVVRTWIDNYGEQFHEFIAKNPKYQQLLNQQNRVH, encoded by the coding sequence ATGAATGATTACCATGAAAGATTAACCAAGATACTGCTTGAGAAAAACGAACACATCACGTATGAGCAAGCTTTGACTTGGGTGGAATTATTATGGGGAGATTTCGAAGCGACCTATGCAAAGGCTGGGCATGAGTATGCCGGAGAAGAAATGACATCGCGCGTTGTAAGGACCTGGATTGATAACTACGGTGAGCAATTCCACGAATTCATTGCAAAGAACCCTAAATATCAACAGTTATTAAATCAGCAGAATAGAGTGCATTAA
- a CDS encoding gamma-type small acid-soluble spore protein, with product MANNKNKTQAGTNAQQVRQQNAQSQQGQGQFGTEFASETNVQQVRQQNAQSQQKKGQGQAQGQYGTEFASETNVQEVKQQNQKSQSNKSQG from the coding sequence ATGGCTAATAACAAAAATAAAACACAAGCAGGTACAAACGCTCAACAAGTGAGACAGCAAAACGCGCAATCTCAGCAAGGACAAGGCCAATTCGGAACAGAGTTTGCTTCTGAAACTAACGTTCAACAAGTGAGACAACAAAACGCGCAATCTCAGCAAAAGAAAGGTCAAGGTCAAGCACAAGGCCAATACGGTACAGAGTTTGCTTCTGAAACTAACGTTCAAGAAGTGAAACAACAAAACCAAAAATCTCAAAGCAATAAAAGCCAAGGCTAA
- a CDS encoding YfhH family protein — translation MSDVRYSKLSAYELQQEIAALTEKARKAEQLGMVNEFSVLERKVTMAKAYLLNPDDFKKGEIYQIDGDPGVYFKIDYMNGVFAWGYRLGGSGKEEALPISMLK, via the coding sequence ATGAGCGACGTAAGATACAGCAAGTTGTCCGCCTATGAACTACAACAGGAAATTGCAGCGTTGACTGAAAAAGCGAGAAAAGCAGAGCAATTGGGAATGGTTAATGAATTTTCAGTATTGGAACGAAAAGTGACGATGGCCAAGGCCTATCTGTTAAATCCGGATGATTTCAAAAAAGGTGAAATATATCAAATTGACGGAGATCCCGGTGTTTATTTCAAAATTGATTATATGAACGGCGTATTCGCCTGGGGTTACCGCTTAGGTGGAAGCGGTAAGGAAGAAGCACTCCCGATTTCAATGTTGAAATAA
- a CDS encoding metal-dependent hydrolase: MDTGTHFVMGIALGGLATLDPVIAQSPVTASAVIAGTILGSQAPDIDTVLKLRNNAVYIRNHRGITHSIPAVLLWPLIISGALFAIIPEANYLHLWLWTFLAVFLHVFVDIFNAYGTQALRPISSKWVALGVINTFDPFIFGIHVAGLILWGFGFPPGYLFLSIYGILVIYYISRFREQAFIKRVVKQQIPGARKILLSPTMRFHRWKIAVITEKNYYVARADNGYVTILDKFDRVPLPESEILEAAKKDINLAAFLSFSPVYRFEIEQIKEYYEVRFIDLRYRSNGYYPFVAVVHLDSELNILNSYTGWIFSEAKLQKKLNIIL, from the coding sequence TTGGATACAGGTACTCACTTTGTCATGGGAATTGCTCTTGGAGGTCTTGCCACATTAGATCCTGTCATTGCGCAGAGCCCAGTCACTGCAAGTGCAGTCATAGCAGGTACGATATTGGGATCACAAGCTCCAGACATTGACACCGTTTTAAAATTAAGGAATAACGCTGTATATATACGAAACCACCGTGGAATCACGCATTCCATTCCCGCTGTTTTACTTTGGCCCTTGATTATCAGCGGAGCACTTTTCGCCATCATACCTGAAGCAAATTACCTTCATCTTTGGCTTTGGACCTTTTTAGCCGTATTCCTTCATGTATTCGTGGATATATTCAATGCTTATGGGACTCAGGCTCTTAGGCCGATTTCGTCAAAATGGGTAGCTTTAGGGGTCATCAATACATTTGACCCGTTCATTTTTGGAATACATGTTGCCGGCCTGATATTATGGGGCTTTGGATTTCCTCCAGGCTATTTATTTCTTTCCATTTACGGAATACTCGTCATTTATTATATTTCCAGATTCAGGGAACAAGCTTTTATAAAAAGAGTGGTCAAACAGCAAATTCCTGGAGCAAGGAAAATTCTTTTATCACCGACCATGCGTTTTCACCGCTGGAAAATTGCGGTGATTACCGAAAAGAATTATTATGTGGCACGGGCCGATAATGGGTATGTGACGATTCTAGATAAGTTCGATCGAGTGCCATTGCCTGAAAGTGAAATTCTCGAAGCCGCCAAGAAGGATATCAACTTGGCAGCCTTTCTATCCTTTTCTCCGGTTTACCGCTTTGAAATCGAACAGATAAAAGAATATTATGAAGTCCGTTTTATCGATTTAAGATACCGCAGCAATGGATATTACCCGTTTGTGGCAGTGGTCCATTTAGACAGCGAATTAAATATCTTGAATTCTTATACCGGCTGGATCTTTAGCGAAGCGAAACTGCAGAAGAAGTTAAATATTATTTTGTAG
- the mutY gene encoding A/G-specific adenine glycosylase has protein sequence MKEIIIPTIEKIKIDEFQKDLVSWFLEEQRELPWRENKDPYRVWVSEIMLQQTRVDTVIPYFNRFVEWFPTLEDFANADEEKILKAWEGLGYYSRVRNLHSAVQEVKASYNGIVPDDPEEISKLKGVGPYTAGAILSIAYGKPEPAVDGNVMRVLSRILMIYEDIAKPKTRKTFEAAVRKLIDHEHTSAFNQALMELGALICTPGKPACLLCPVQSHCLSFEAGVQSELPVKIQKKKTRDVPIVAAVLTNDKGEFLIHKRVSEGLLANLWEYLNFENHSSLLHKREFFESRFQEMYGVKPEITESLVRIEHVFSHLVWKVDTYIGVVKEAISEEVLREQQLKWVSKAEMEELAFPVSHQKMMKAYKEKERIE, from the coding sequence TTGAAAGAAATAATAATACCGACAATTGAAAAAATAAAAATTGATGAATTTCAAAAAGATTTGGTTTCCTGGTTTCTCGAAGAACAAAGAGAATTGCCATGGAGGGAAAATAAGGATCCGTACCGTGTTTGGGTTTCTGAAATAATGCTGCAGCAAACGAGAGTGGACACGGTGATTCCTTATTTTAACCGGTTTGTGGAATGGTTCCCAACACTCGAGGATTTTGCCAATGCCGATGAAGAGAAAATCCTAAAAGCATGGGAAGGGCTGGGATATTACTCACGTGTAAGGAATCTGCATAGTGCCGTTCAGGAAGTGAAGGCATCCTATAATGGGATTGTACCGGATGATCCGGAGGAAATTTCCAAATTGAAAGGTGTCGGCCCTTATACAGCTGGTGCTATTCTTAGTATCGCATATGGCAAGCCGGAACCAGCCGTTGATGGAAACGTCATGCGTGTTTTATCAAGGATATTGATGATATATGAAGACATAGCAAAGCCAAAGACAAGGAAAACATTCGAAGCTGCCGTCAGAAAGCTGATCGATCATGAACATACCTCTGCCTTCAATCAAGCCTTGATGGAACTTGGAGCATTAATCTGCACACCAGGTAAGCCTGCCTGCCTATTATGTCCCGTTCAAAGTCATTGTCTATCATTTGAAGCAGGGGTTCAGTCGGAATTGCCGGTAAAAATCCAAAAGAAAAAAACGCGGGATGTACCAATTGTGGCTGCCGTTTTAACGAATGATAAAGGTGAATTTTTAATTCACAAGCGAGTATCAGAAGGATTGCTAGCTAATCTTTGGGAATATCTGAACTTCGAAAACCATTCATCCCTTTTGCATAAGAGGGAATTCTTCGAGAGTCGGTTTCAGGAAATGTATGGTGTCAAACCAGAAATCACTGAATCACTTGTGAGAATTGAACATGTTTTCTCACATCTCGTTTGGAAAGTGGACACGTATATCGGAGTGGTCAAAGAAGCCATCAGTGAAGAGGTACTAAGAGAACAGCAACTTAAGTGGGTGAGTAAAGCTGAGATGGAGGAATTGGCATTTCCGGTTTCCCACCAAAAAATGATGAAGGCGTATAAAGAAAAAGAACGTATTGAATAA
- a CDS encoding small, acid-soluble spore protein K codes for MRNKQKGFPNQNNNKFHGEPRAQARYASKRADGSINTHPQERMKASNERSN; via the coding sequence TTGCGAAATAAACAAAAAGGATTCCCAAACCAAAACAATAATAAATTCCATGGCGAGCCTCGTGCACAGGCAAGATATGCTTCAAAGCGTGCAGATGGCAGTATTAATACACACCCTCAAGAAAGAATGAAAGCATCAAACGAGCGATCGAATTAA